In Blastococcus saxobsidens DD2, the genomic stretch CTGGGACAGCCCCGGCGGCCGGCTGGCCACCGCGTTCAGCTTCGTGAAGGCCAGGGCGACCGGTGAGCGGATCGACGCCGGGGACAACGCGAAGGTCGACCTGTAGGCCGGCGGCTCAGCGCCGGTCCAGCCCGGCCAGCGGGGACTCGTCGCAGGCCTTCGCCGGCGGCAGCGCCGGCATGCCCAGCAGGGTGGGCTGCCCGCGCACCGGGCCGGTGTGCGAGTGGTCGACGTGGCTGCGCGGGGGAACCAGCTCGAGGTCGCGGGCGGCCAGCGCCGTCTCGCCGTAGCCCTGCACGCATTCGGGGTCCGGGCCGTCCAGCGGCAGTCCGGTGAAGAACTTCGCCGCCATGCACCCGCCCCGGCAGGCGTCGAAGTGGGCGCACTTCGTGCAGGCGCCGCCGGTCTGCGGGCTGCGCAGGTCGGCGAACAGCTCGGAGGACTGCCACACCCCTTGGAAGCCGCCCTCGTCGCGGACGTTGCCGGCGAGGAAGTTCTCGTGGATGGCGAACGGGCAGGCGTAGACGTCGCCCACCGGGTCGATCAGGCAGACCACCCGCCCGGCGCCGCACAGGTTCAGCCCGGGCAGGGCCTCGCCGAACGCCGAGAGGTGGAAGAAGGAGTCGCCGGTGAGCACGTCGTCACCGTTGGCCAGCAGCCAGGTGTAGAGCTCGCGCTGCTGGGCCTGCGTCGGGTGCAGCTGGTCCCAGACGTCGGCCCCGCGGCCGGACGGGCGCAGCCGGGTGATCCGCAGCTGGGCGCCGAAGGAGTC encodes the following:
- the mftC gene encoding mycofactocin radical SAM maturase (MftC is a radical SAM/SPASM enzyme that catalyzes the first two steps in biosynthesis of the electron carrier mycofactocin from the terminal Val-Tyr dipeptide of the precursor peptide MftA.); translated protein: MTAVLPDRPDRPVGGRLIDQFEYGLDAPICLTWELTYACNLACVHCLSSSGRRDPRELSTTEAERVIDELQRMQVFYVNVGGGEPTVRPDFWHLLDYAIGHDVGVKFSTNGVKLDKRRAAQLAATDYVDVQISLDGATAEVNDRVRGAGSFATATRALENLAEAGMKDFKVSVVVTRENAGQLDRFKALTDSFGAQLRITRLRPSGRGADVWDQLHPTQAQQRELYTWLLANGDDVLTGDSFFHLSAFGEALPGLNLCGAGRVVCLIDPVGDVYACPFAIHENFLAGNVRDEGGFQGVWQSSELFADLRSPQTGGACTKCAHFDACRGGCMAAKFFTGLPLDGPDPECVQGYGETALAARDLELVPPRSHVDHSHTGPVRGQPTLLGMPALPPAKACDESPLAGLDRR